In Vulgatibacter sp., a single genomic region encodes these proteins:
- a CDS encoding FeoA family protein: MGLLSAFRPRKQAAAGAAVPVTEAPVGVFLVVDAVSVENPVRSDRLASLGLVAGCEVVLRQRRPTFVLDVGETTLALDREIATGIRVRLP, translated from the coding sequence ATGGGACTCCTCTCCGCCTTTCGCCCGCGCAAGCAGGCAGCAGCTGGGGCCGCCGTGCCGGTCACCGAGGCGCCGGTGGGCGTCTTCCTCGTCGTCGACGCGGTCTCGGTGGAGAACCCCGTGCGATCGGACCGGCTCGCGTCGTTGGGGCTGGTGGCCGGGTGCGAAGTCGTGCTAAGGCAGCGCCGTCCCACGTTCGTATTGGACGTGGGCGAGACGACGCTGGCGCTGGACCGCGAGATCGCCACGGGGATCCGGGTGCGGTTGCCCTGA
- the feoB gene encoding ferrous iron transport protein B has translation MSAPLPVEPPRGDAGPASSRLLLVGNPNVGKSVVFGALTGRYAQVSNYPGTTVELTRGKAHFGGAEYQVIDTPGTNNLLAMSEDEAVARDILVAERGATVVQVSDAKNLRRALLLSVQLAEAGVPFVLALNMLDEARSRGIGIDPGELAKALGVEVVGTVAVVKEGIEQLVAAVPAARPASLQIAYAPPVESAVARLLPVLPETGISRRALALLLLADDSMEAWAKANLDAETRAVVEKERGLLAAAIPQPLRTLLGRARLETADRLAAHVMRRGAPQGSGARFARFVGDASVHPVGGFFVLAAVLLAAYYFVGVLGAGIMVDWLESVFFAEYVVPWTDAAIRAVVPSGVVQEFLAGPPGVPVDESSGFLIGQYGLVSMALSYGIAIVLPIVTTFFIAFSIMEDSGYLPRLAVVANKAMKAMGLNGKAVLPMVLGLGCDTMATMTARIMETKKERVIVTLLLALGVPCSAQLGVILGMLSGISLTGALFWSGSVLGTILLVGWLSSKVLPGESSDFLLELPPIRRPQLSNILVKVVARIEWYLKEALPLFLLGTFVLWVFDRLQLLPLVIRAVEPVVTGVLGLPKEAGVSFVIGFLRRDYGAAGLFDLFNERMRAGTLGVEGEIQVVVAMTVITLFVPCIANFFMIVKERGLKTGLAMVAFIFPFAVAVGGVVNVLMHWVMG, from the coding sequence GTGTCCGCTCCGCTCCCGGTAGAACCCCCGCGCGGCGACGCGGGCCCGGCCTCCTCCCGGCTCCTCCTCGTCGGAAATCCCAACGTCGGCAAGAGCGTGGTCTTCGGCGCGCTCACCGGCCGCTATGCCCAGGTCTCCAACTACCCCGGCACCACGGTGGAGCTCACCCGCGGCAAGGCACACTTCGGTGGCGCCGAGTACCAGGTGATCGACACCCCGGGCACCAACAACCTCCTCGCCATGAGCGAGGACGAGGCGGTAGCCCGCGACATCCTCGTCGCCGAGCGCGGCGCGACGGTGGTGCAGGTCAGCGACGCCAAGAACCTGCGCCGCGCGCTCCTCCTCTCGGTGCAGCTCGCCGAGGCGGGGGTGCCCTTCGTCCTCGCCCTCAACATGCTCGACGAGGCCCGGAGCCGCGGCATCGGCATCGATCCGGGGGAGCTCGCGAAGGCCCTCGGCGTCGAGGTGGTGGGCACGGTGGCGGTGGTGAAGGAGGGGATCGAGCAGCTCGTCGCCGCAGTCCCCGCCGCCCGTCCCGCCTCGCTGCAGATCGCCTACGCGCCGCCGGTGGAGAGCGCGGTGGCCCGGCTGCTCCCGGTGCTGCCCGAGACCGGCATCTCCCGCCGGGCCCTCGCGCTCCTCCTCCTCGCCGACGATTCGATGGAGGCGTGGGCGAAGGCGAACCTCGACGCCGAGACCCGGGCCGTCGTGGAGAAGGAGCGGGGCCTCCTCGCCGCAGCGATCCCGCAGCCGCTGCGGACGCTCCTCGGCCGCGCCCGCCTCGAGACCGCCGATCGCCTCGCCGCCCACGTGATGCGCCGCGGTGCGCCGCAGGGCTCCGGCGCCAGGTTCGCCCGCTTCGTCGGCGACGCCTCGGTCCATCCGGTCGGCGGCTTCTTCGTCCTCGCCGCGGTCCTCCTCGCCGCCTACTACTTCGTCGGCGTCCTCGGCGCCGGCATCATGGTCGACTGGCTCGAGAGCGTCTTCTTCGCCGAATACGTGGTCCCCTGGACCGACGCGGCGATCCGCGCGGTGGTGCCCTCCGGCGTGGTGCAGGAGTTCCTCGCCGGGCCGCCCGGCGTGCCGGTCGACGAATCGAGCGGCTTCCTCATCGGCCAGTACGGCCTGGTCTCGATGGCGCTCTCCTACGGCATCGCCATCGTGCTGCCGATCGTCACCACCTTCTTCATCGCCTTCTCGATCATGGAGGACTCGGGCTACCTGCCCCGTCTCGCCGTAGTGGCGAACAAGGCGATGAAGGCGATGGGGCTCAACGGCAAGGCGGTGCTGCCGATGGTGCTCGGCCTTGGCTGCGACACCATGGCGACGATGACCGCCCGGATCATGGAGACGAAGAAGGAGCGGGTGATCGTCACGCTCCTCCTCGCCCTCGGCGTGCCCTGCTCGGCGCAGCTCGGCGTGATCCTCGGCATGCTCTCCGGGATCTCGCTCACCGGCGCGCTCTTCTGGTCGGGCAGCGTCCTCGGCACGATCCTGCTGGTGGGCTGGCTCTCCTCGAAGGTGCTCCCCGGCGAGAGCTCCGACTTCCTCCTCGAGCTCCCGCCGATCCGCAGGCCCCAGCTCTCCAACATCCTGGTGAAGGTGGTGGCGCGGATCGAGTGGTACCTCAAGGAGGCGCTGCCGCTCTTCCTGCTCGGCACCTTCGTCCTCTGGGTCTTCGACAGGCTGCAGCTCCTGCCCCTGGTGATCCGCGCGGTGGAGCCGGTGGTCACCGGCGTGCTCGGGCTGCCGAAGGAGGCGGGTGTCTCCTTCGTGATCGGCTTCCTCCGCCGGGATTACGGCGCCGCCGGCCTCTTCGACCTCTTCAACGAGCGGATGCGCGCAGGCACCCTCGGCGTGGAGGGCGAGATCCAGGTGGTGGTGGCGATGACCGTGATCACGCTCTTCGTCCCCTGCATCGCGAACTTCTTCATGATCGTGAAGGAGCGGGGGCTCAAGACCGGCCTCGCCATGGTGGCGTTCATCTTCCCGTTCGCCGTCGCCGTCGGCGGCGTCGTCAACGTGCTCATGCACTGGGTGATGGGATGA
- a CDS encoding Fur family transcriptional regulator produces MEVLNRYIAEKGLKSTRQRTLIVDTFFSTGGHLNVEQLLARVREQDRRISAATVYRTMKLLTECGLAQPRHFGDGQTRYETAGDHHDHLICTSCGFIVEFENDEIEKLQLAVAKRHGFQVSHHKMELYGRCSKCRKARA; encoded by the coding sequence ATGGAGGTCCTCAACCGCTACATCGCGGAGAAGGGCCTCAAGTCGACGAGGCAGCGCACCCTCATCGTCGACACCTTCTTCTCCACCGGTGGGCACCTGAACGTCGAGCAGCTCCTCGCCCGGGTCCGCGAGCAGGACCGCCGGATCTCCGCCGCCACGGTCTACCGGACGATGAAGCTCCTCACCGAGTGCGGGCTGGCGCAGCCCCGGCACTTCGGCGACGGCCAGACCCGCTACGAGACCGCTGGCGATCACCACGACCACCTGATCTGCACCAGCTGCGGCTTCATCGTCGAGTTCGAGAACGACGAGATCGAGAAGCTCCAGCTCGCGGTGGCGAAGCGGCACGGCTTCCAGGTGAGCCACCACAAGATGGAACTCTACGGTCGCTGCTCGAAATGCAGGAAGGCGAGGGCATAG